A segment of the Pieris brassicae chromosome 10, ilPieBrab1.1, whole genome shotgun sequence genome:
TGCAGTCCTCACATTTCTTAAGCCCTCCTGTTTTATCTTTACAGATGCAAATACATTTTCCACCTTCAATGGTAATGCAGAAGCAGCCATGTTTATCGCATCCAGACTTGGAATTACATTCGCAGTCCTTGCATTTGTTTATCCCACCTTCATCAGTACAACAAGCAACCTTGGTTGACACCTTAGACGAGCACTTGCAGTCCTCACATTTCTTAAGCCCTCCTGTTTCATCTTTACAGATGCAAATACATTTTCCACCTTCAATGGTGATGCAGAGGCAGCCATGTTTATCGCATCCAGACTTGGAATTACATTCGCAGTCCTTGCAGTTGTTTATACCACCTTCATCAGTACAACAAGCAACCTTGGTTGACGCCTTAGACGAGCACTTGCAGTCCTCACATTTCTTAAGCCCTCCTGTTTCATCTTTACAGATGCAAATACATTTTCCACCTTCAATGGTGATGCAGAAGCAGCCATGTTTATCGCATCCAGACTTGGAATTACATTCGCAGTCATTGCATGTCTTGACCTCACCTTTTCCATCATCGCTGGTACAGCTACAACCCGTGTCAGTACAGCAACTGTCGCATTTCTTTATTAACCCACCTTCTCTCCGAACACATAGAGTCTTTGCGCCATTGGTTGTGAATGTTGTACACTTTGTGCATGTATTACATTTgacgatattatttttaccgtcAAGGCATACATTAATGGTATCTTTAGCTTCGGTTGGAATACAAATGCAGCCGCTGTTGCATTGTATGCTAGTGGTTTCCTTCACAGCCTTTGAAGACATGTTGGCAAGATCTGAAATGAAAAACGAATAATATACGATACCATTTCATCAACAATTTTCATGTCAAATGTGTAGAGTAAGTAAGTTGTGAATGCAGCGTTCCCTCTCTTGtctaataaacaatttataaacagaCTTGTACACAATACGGttacaaagttttatttttatcattgtgTCGAGCaaccgtgcaactagacgtttcataagagcctgcaaaggcctatttgaaataaaaaaaacttttgattttgatatagtttcatatattatagttaaattataatttgcaattaattttaaggatGAAATGTGTTTACCAATACCActtattataagttatatattgcAGATATGtctctatttaaaatattactttatttaaagaaacagAAGATATAGCAcacaaatcaaaataaaattgtcaatAATAAAGAAAGTATACGATTAGCAGGGAAATTATTAtgacacaaaataaatactcaCTGTGTTTTCTCCGTATATTGTAATAGCTGATATCTCTTGTGACGAAGTGATAACAGGCGATAAGGGAAGAGCGgttttatagtattaaatCCTCCGTGTGCAAAGTACCGTGCGCACTTCGGGTGCAAACGCCGTGTGTATATGACAATAGGGTGACTCATCAATTTATGATAAAtggaagattttttaaattgataagtAATGACGAAATATTGTCAATATTTCAGAAATGTTGGAAAATAGATACATTTTGAATGTTTTCGACTGTTTTGTAATACAATAGGTTATATTATCACATCatcatcaaaaaatatatttgaatatatcaGTTGGgacaaatttctttaattagcaTCCTCTATAGATGTTCATAGAAACTGTGAAACTATAGGGAATGTATTTGTGCAGTTTTGCCCATTCAG
Coding sequences within it:
- the LOC123715022 gene encoding keratin-associated protein 5-3-like isoform X2 yields the protein MSSKAVKETTSIQCNSGCICIPTEAKDTINVCLDGKNNIVKCNTCTKCTTFTTNGAKTLCVRREGGLIKKCDSCCTDTGCSCTSDDGKGEVKTCNDCECNSKSGCDKHGCLCITIEGGKCICICKDETGGLKKCEDCKCSSKVSTKVACCTDEGGINKCKDCECNSKSGCDKHGCFCITIEGGKCICICKDKTGGLKKCEDCKWSSKASTKVACCTDEGGINKCKDCECKSKSGCDNDGCFCITIEDGKCICICEDGTGGLKKCEDCKCSSKESTKYGCCTNKGCICACDDGKREVKKCQDCKCFLDGKNKDCYCIATAEGCICIFFDQEGIKKCTNCCNTK
- the LOC123715022 gene encoding balbiani ring protein 3-like isoform X1, with translation MSSKAVKETTSIQCNSGCICIPTEAKDTINVCLDGKNNIVKCNTCTKCTTFTTNGAKTLCVRREGGLIKKCDSCCTDTGCSCTSDDGKGEVKTCNDCECNSKSGCDKHGCFCITIEGGKCICICKDETGGLKKCEDCKCSSKASTKVACCTDEGGINNCKDCECNSKSGCDKHGCLCITIEGGKCICICKDETGGLKKCEDCKCSSKVSTKVACCTDEGGINKCKDCECNSKSGCDKHGCFCITIEGGKCICICKDKTGGLKKCEDCKWSSKASTKVACCTDEGGINKCKDCECKSKSGCDNDGCFCITIEDGKCICICEDGTGGLKKCEDCKCSSKESTKYGCCTNKGCICACDDGKREVKKCQDCKCFLDGKNKDCYCIATAEGCICIFFDQEGIKKCTNCCNTK